In Chanodichthys erythropterus isolate Z2021 chromosome 9, ASM2448905v1, whole genome shotgun sequence, a genomic segment contains:
- the LOC137026401 gene encoding taste receptor type 2 member 50-like gives MTFIGHVVFFVGLVFVGVSGNIFNLIFTIQQQVKTKTVQTVGLILNVISINNITLVVANFSLVMDVFQNPQIWCVTPYPLSIRIEAYLMMTCSFNSFWAIAWLSLFYCIKVVSFSSECFQTLKKNISPVINTAVLLSCLFSSLFFTPMFSLELAISMDKNDSVNDNANMTCPQPSFSLQMDANAYSAAIVCLLCPIPLMIMLPTSVRMVVHLCAHTLALQKNETHVKGSDSYLLVCKLTISLVGVYLSTLCIVFLFIIIRLIGQFITYHTLASAFSFYGGMTSLLLTASNRHLKDKLWSLFCCRKAKEQSSKSQTVETGDV, from the coding sequence ATGACCTTCATTGGGCacgttgttttttttgttggacTTGTGTTTGTTGGTGTTTCTGGAAACATATTTAACCTGATTTTTACTATACAACAGCAAGTGAAGACCAAGACCGTTCAGACTGTGGGTCTGATCCTAAACGTCATCTCCATCAACAACATTACCTTAGTAGTCGCCAACTTCTCATTGGTGATGGATGTTTTTCAGAATCCCCAAATTTGGTGCGTCACACCATATCCTTTATCCATCCGCATTGAAGCATATCTAATGATGACTTGCAGCTTCAACAGCTTCTGGGCCATTGCATGGCTGAGTCTCTTCTACTGCATCAAAGTCGTGAGTTTCTCCTCCGAGTGCTTCCAAACACTGAAGAAGAACATCTCTCCTGTGATCAACACTGCAGTGCTGCTGAGCTGCTTGTTCTCATCCTTGTTTTTCACTCCTATGTTCTCACTTGAGTTAGCAATTTCAATGGATAAAAATGACAGCGTGAATGACAACGCTAACATGACCTGTCCACAGCCCTCTTTTTCTTTACAGATGGACGCAAATGCATACTCAGCTGCTATCGTTTGTCTCCTCTGCCCGATCCCTTTGATGATCATGTTGCCGACCTCTGTCAGAATGGTCGTCCATCTGTGCGCCCACACACTGGCGCTCCAGAAGAACGAGACCCATGTGAAGGGTTCTGACTCGTACCTCCTGGTGTGCAAACTCACCATCTCCCTAGTGGGAGTTTATCTGTCTACTCTGTGtattgtgtttttgttcatcattataagATTAATAGGGCAGTTTATCACCTACCACACACTAGCCAGTGCCTTTAGTTTTTACGGCGGCATGACTTCTTTACTTCTGACAGCTTCAAACAGGCATCTAAAAGACAAGCTCTGGAGTCTGTTCTGTTGTAGGAAGGCGAAGGAACAATCTAGCAAAAGCCAGACAGTTGAGACAGGTGATGTTTAA